In Chaetodon trifascialis isolate fChaTrf1 chromosome 6, fChaTrf1.hap1, whole genome shotgun sequence, one DNA window encodes the following:
- the erap2 gene encoding endoplasmic reticulum aminopeptidase 2: protein MALVRLLVLFLFHVSLAGSQPTQSSQQTPGPPHPAGDQSSLGSGNLSFPWSRLRLPRYIIPLHYRLLLHPNLTSLSFTGSVQIQIDVQNNTNWVVLHSKGLQISKATILDQNLDHLSDQILPVLHNPFHEQIGIFSPRVLSSGQKYFLYIEFGAELVEGFYGFYKSTYRTSAGETRTLASTHFEPTSARMAFPCFDEPSFKANFSIRIRRSPEYISLSNMPVVKTVQVNDGLLEDQFGVSVKMSTYLVAFVICDFKSVTARTSSGVQVSIYAAPEKWQQTRYALEVAVKMLDFYEEYFNIHYPLPKQDLIAIPDFQSGAMENWGLTTYRETSLLFDPLTSSISDKLWVTMVIGHELAHQWFGNLVTMEWWNDIWLNEGFARYMEYISVEATYPDLKVEEYLLHTCFAAVGHDSLNSSRPISSPAESPTQIKQMFDTVSYDKGACVLHMLRHFLTDDVFQSGIVRYLRKYSYRNAHNQDLWDSLSNTCSEEDFILGKHCYNSNQASKNAYLFAGEHLDLTAMMNTWTLQKGIPLITVRRKGSRLLLRQDRFLRTVLPSDPLWSTLQQGFLWHIPLTYKTDASSTIHRHLMTTQTDSIHIGEEVSWVKVNTDMTGYYVVHYEDGGWDEMTKLLLANHTALSYKDRTQLIHNAFQLVTAGHLPLNKALDLIGYLQMETHTVPLLQGLGYLEAFYRIIEKRNEFDLTSSLGKYILQFFRAVIDQQTWSDRGSVSERRLRSEVLSLACHLDDPPCLEQARQSFRDWLQSNGTLNLPTDVAETVYSVGAQDDHSWASLLHTYNISLSAAQKNKILFALTCTRDTDKLQRLLELGLEGKVIRSQDLSTLILMVARNPRGHQLAWNFVKKNWDTLVEKFQLGSFCIRNIIIGTTGQFSSPEELTDVQSFFESIKEQASQLRATQVALDNVQKNVRWFQRNLETLRNWLNEHMK, encoded by the exons ATGGCCTTGGTGAGGCTATTAGTGCTGTTTTTATTCCACGTGTCTCTGGCTGGGTCGCAGCCCACCCAGAGTTCACAACAGACGCCAGGCCCTCCTCACCCAGCAGGGGACCAGTCTTCTTTGGGTTCTGGTAATCTGTCCTTCCCGTGGAGCCGTCTTCGCCTGCCAAG GTACATCATTCCTCTTCACTACCGCCTCCTGCTGCACCCAAACCTCACAAGCCTCAGTTTCACTGGCTCGGTGCAGATCCAGATTGATGTCCAGAACAATACAAACTGGGTTGTATTGCACAGCAAGGGTCTGCAGATCTCCAAGGCCACCATATTGGACCAGAACCTCGATCATCTGTCTGACCAG ATTCTTCCGGTTTTACATAACCCTTTCCATGAGCAGATTGGTATTTTCTCTCCCAGGGTGCTCAGCAGTGGGCAAAAGTACTTTCTGTATATTGAGTTTGGGGCAGAACTTGTCGAAGGCTTCTATGGCTTCTATAAGAGCACATACAGAACCAGTGCAGGAGAGACCAG AACCTTAGCTTCGACTCACTTTGAGCCAACGAGTGCTCGGATGGCATTCCCTTGTTTTGATGAGCCGAGCTTCAAAGCCAACTTCTCCATACGGATCAGGAGGAGTCCAGAGTACATTTCTCTGTCCAACATGCCCGTG GTCAAGACAGTTCAAGTGAACGATGGCCTCCTTGAGGACCAgtttggtgtgagtgtgaagatGAGCACGTACCTGGTAGCTTTTGTCATCTGTGACTTCAAATCTGTCACCGCAAGAACTTCCTCTGGGGTGCAG GTGTCCATCTACGCTGCCCCTGAGAAGTGGCAGCAAACCCGTTATGCCCTGGAGGTTGCTGTCAAAATGCTAGACTTCTATGAGGAGTATTTCAACATCCACTATCCTCTACCCAAACAAG ATCTGATAGCCATCCCGGACTTCCAGTCTGGTGCGATGGAGAACTGGGGTCTGACCACCTACAGAGAGACCAGCCTTCTCTTTGATCCCCTCACGTCCTCCATTTCTGATAAGCTCTGGGTTACTATGGTGATTGGCCATGAGCTCGCCCATCAG TGGTTTGGTAACTTGGTGACCATGGAGTGGTGGAACGACATCTGGCTGAATGAAGGATTTGCCAGATACATGGAGTACATTTCAGTGGAGGCCACCTACCCCGACCTCAAAGTG GAGGAATATCTTCTGCACACCTGTTTTGCAGCAGTTGGTCATGATTCACTGAACTCCTCTCGGCCAATATCCAGCCCAGCAGAGAGCCCCACCCAGATCAAACAGATGTTTGACACAGTCTCCTATGACAAA GGAGCATGTGTCCTGCACATGCTGAGACACTTTCTGACAGATGACGTGTTCCAGAGCGGGATAGTACGCTACCTTCGCAAATACAGCTACAGAAATGCGCACAACCAGGACCTGTGGGACAGTCTGTCAAAT acgTGCTCAGAGGAGGACTTCATCTTAGGAAAACACTGTTACAACAGCAACCAGGCCTCCAAGAACGCA TACCTGTTTGCAGGGGAACACCTGGACCTGACAGCCATGATGAACACTTGGACTCTGCAGAAAGGTATTCCTCTGATAACTGTAAGAAGGAAGGGGTCTCGGCTGCTGCTAAGACAGGACAGATTCCTGAGGACAGTGCTGCCTTCTGACCCCCTCTGGTCCACATTGCAACAGGG TTTTTTGTGGCATATCCCCCTGACATACAAGACTGATGCCTCCAGCACCATCCACAGACACCTGATGACTACACAAACAG ACAGTATACATATAGGAGAGGAAGTCAGCTGGGTGAAAGTAAACACTGACATGACCGGCTACTATGTGGTTCATTATGAGGACGGCGGTTGGGACGAGATGACCAAACTACTTTTGGCAAACCACACTGCTCTGAGCTACAAAGACAGGACTCAGTTGATACACAATGCCTTTCAACTGGTCAC GGCGGGTCATCTGCCACTCAATAAAGCCTTAGACCTGATTGGATACCTGCAGATGGAGACACACACTGTTCCTCTCCTCCAAGGACTGGGCTACCTGGAGGCCTTTTACCGGATTATTGAAAAAAGGAATGAGTTCGATCTAACAAGCAGCCTGGGG AAGTACATCCTGCAGTTTTTCCGTGCTGTCATTGACCAGCAGACGTGGAGCGACAGGGGCTCTGTATCAGAGCGACGACTGAGGTCAGAGGTCCTGTCACTGGCTTGTCACCTGGATGACCCTCCCTGCCTGGAGCAGGCACGTCAGAGCTTCAGAGACTGGCTTCAGTCCAATGGTACACTCAA TTTGCCCACTGACGTGGCAGAGACAGTGTATTCAGTTGGAGCTCAGGATGACCACAGCTGGGCCTCACTCTTACATACATACAacatctccctctctgcagcacaaaaaaacaaaatcctcttTGCCTTGACCTgcaccagagacacagacaaactgcaAAG actgCTGGAGCTGGGTCTGGAAGGGAAGGTTATTCGATCCCAGGACCTGTCCACTCTCATCCTGATGGTGGCTAGGAACCCGCGGGGGCATCAACTCGCCTGGAACTTTGTCAAGAAGAACTGGGACACGCTGGTTGAAAA GTTCCAGTTGGGCTCATTTTGTATTAGGAACATCATCATTGGTACTACAGGCCAGTTTTCATCTCCAGAGGAACTCACTGAT GTGCAGTCGTTCTTTGAGTCCATCAAAGAGCAGGCATCTCAGCTGAGAGCCACTCAGGTTGCCCTGGACAACGTGCAGAAAAATGTTCGCTGGTTTCAGAGGAATCTAGAGACCCTGAGAAACTGGCTGAATGAGCACATGAAGTGA